Proteins from a single region of Granulicella tundricola MP5ACTX9:
- a CDS encoding MFS transporter, whose amino-acid sequence MTDTMNKARLSEDREIETDLPQRMDRLPWSSWHVRIITALGTSWLLDGLEVTLVGSLSGILESKQGLSLSDPQVTAAATTYLAGAVIGALLFGHLTDRLGRKKLFLVTLATYSVATVCTAFSQGFLFFAVCRFFTGLGIGGEYAAINSAVDELIPGKVRGTVDLFVNGTFWVGASVGSVTALVLLGGSLFPQATSWRYAFGIGGGLGLLVLLLRLAVPESPRWLMLRGREEEAETIVRDVEQRVTTSSGKALPRPEGEKLKITVRDHTPWKEIFVNMLGENRQRSFLGLALMIAQSYFFNAVFFTYALVGKRFFHVPDQKLPLQLLPFAIASFLGPFVLGPLFDRIGRKPMITATYAIAGILLGAICLPFATGSLRLKGLGICFSIIFFVASSAASAAYLTVSEIFPLEIRAFAIALFYAIGTCIGGVGAPLLFGVLIHTGSKPAVAAGYALGAVLMVGAAVLEAFIGVEAAGKSLESVSKPLQSK is encoded by the coding sequence ATGACTGACACCATGAACAAAGCACGGCTGAGTGAGGATCGAGAGATCGAAACCGATCTGCCTCAGCGCATGGATCGCCTGCCCTGGTCCTCCTGGCATGTGCGCATCATCACGGCGCTTGGAACCTCCTGGCTTCTTGATGGACTGGAGGTGACGCTGGTCGGCTCTCTGTCTGGCATTCTTGAGAGCAAGCAAGGGCTTTCGCTCAGCGATCCTCAGGTCACTGCTGCCGCGACCACCTATCTGGCCGGAGCCGTAATCGGTGCGCTGCTTTTCGGCCATCTCACCGATCGTCTCGGCCGCAAGAAACTCTTTCTAGTGACGTTGGCAACATACTCTGTTGCCACGGTATGCACGGCGTTCTCGCAGGGGTTTCTTTTCTTTGCTGTCTGCCGTTTTTTCACCGGGCTTGGGATCGGCGGGGAGTATGCGGCGATCAACTCCGCAGTCGACGAATTGATTCCGGGTAAGGTGCGCGGCACGGTGGATCTTTTCGTCAATGGGACTTTCTGGGTTGGAGCGTCGGTCGGTTCCGTCACTGCGCTCGTGCTCCTTGGGGGGAGTCTGTTCCCGCAAGCCACAAGTTGGCGTTACGCGTTCGGGATCGGCGGAGGCCTTGGGCTTCTTGTTCTGCTCCTTCGACTCGCGGTCCCTGAGAGTCCCCGTTGGTTGATGCTGCGAGGCCGTGAAGAAGAGGCAGAGACGATCGTCCGTGACGTCGAGCAGCGTGTAACAACCTCCTCCGGCAAGGCGCTGCCTCGACCAGAAGGTGAGAAGCTGAAGATCACCGTTCGCGACCATACTCCATGGAAAGAGATCTTCGTGAACATGTTGGGTGAGAACCGCCAACGTTCTTTTCTTGGGCTTGCTCTGATGATTGCCCAATCATACTTCTTCAACGCGGTCTTCTTCACGTACGCGCTTGTCGGCAAACGGTTCTTTCATGTGCCCGACCAAAAGCTTCCTTTGCAGCTCTTGCCGTTTGCGATCGCAAGTTTCCTCGGGCCGTTTGTGCTCGGCCCGCTTTTTGACAGAATTGGGCGCAAGCCGATGATCACCGCGACGTATGCCATTGCTGGCATTCTGCTCGGGGCGATCTGCCTTCCCTTTGCAACGGGCTCACTTAGGCTCAAGGGGCTCGGCATCTGTTTCAGCATTATCTTCTTTGTCGCATCGTCAGCGGCCAGCGCAGCTTATCTGACGGTCTCCGAGATCTTTCCTCTGGAGATTCGCGCCTTCGCAATCGCTCTGTTCTATGCGATCGGGACCTGCATCGGAGGCGTCGGCGCTCCGTTGCTCTTTGGGGTGCTGATTCACACCGGCTCAAAGCCGGCTGTTGCGGCTGGCTATGCGCTGGGTGCTGTTCTGATGGTTGGAGCAGCTGTCCTCGAGGCGTTCATCGGGGTGGAAGCCGCGGGTAAGAGTCTTGAGTCGGTCTCTAAACCACTGCAGAGCAAATGA
- a CDS encoding DUF421 domain-containing protein, which produces MTLFEFVIVFLIGGVIILATVGHDRSVTNCAMAILTVGLLHRSVSYAKTKSSTFGAIVDGTPLVAVKDGAWQAEVMTGMSLAPEDIMAAARLKGVKSIFNVKYAVLERNGAISIIKVEKE; this is translated from the coding sequence ATGACACTGTTCGAGTTTGTTATCGTCTTCCTGATCGGCGGCGTGATTATCCTCGCGACCGTAGGTCATGACCGTTCCGTCACCAACTGTGCGATGGCGATTCTGACTGTAGGCCTTCTTCATCGATCCGTCTCCTATGCGAAGACGAAGTCCTCCACTTTCGGGGCTATCGTCGATGGTACGCCGCTGGTCGCGGTGAAGGATGGAGCCTGGCAAGCTGAGGTCATGACCGGCATGAGCCTGGCTCCGGAGGACATCATGGCCGCTGCCCGTCTCAAAGGTGTCAAGTCGATCTTCAACGTGAAGTACGCCGTCCTGGAGCGCAATGGTGCAATCAGCATCATCAAGGTGGAGAAGGAATAA
- a CDS encoding DUF421 domain-containing protein, with product MAAVLRAFFFYIFLVFIVRVVGRRPGKQITPFEFVLVFFMGGLALTAMVGDDASLTNALLQIITIAFAHYGVAFLRSRSNRLARLFDGTPLILMKDGLWRAETLSKMGIQDDDVMATARDQGILTLDQIDLAILERNGEISIVKKEAE from the coding sequence GTGGCTGCGGTGTTGAGAGCATTCTTCTTCTATATTTTTCTGGTCTTTATTGTGCGCGTCGTCGGTCGGCGTCCAGGCAAGCAGATCACCCCGTTCGAGTTCGTGCTCGTCTTCTTCATGGGAGGGCTCGCCCTCACGGCGATGGTTGGCGACGATGCCTCGCTTACCAACGCTCTGCTCCAGATCATCACCATCGCTTTCGCACACTACGGGGTTGCCTTCCTACGATCACGCTCTAACCGACTAGCGCGGCTTTTCGATGGCACCCCACTGATTCTTATGAAAGACGGTCTGTGGAGAGCGGAGACACTCTCAAAGATGGGCATACAGGATGACGACGTGATGGCGACGGCGCGCGATCAGGGGATTCTCACGCTCGACCAGATTGACTTGGCCATCCTTGAACGTAACGGGGAGATCAGCATCGTGAAGAAGGAAGCAGAATGA
- a CDS encoding ferritin-like domain-containing protein has protein sequence MSVILTDPTPDTLSTQSAKLVENRSSVLTSRRCVLSTLAVAGAATAFSGSLAGCSSDGSVPLASSTPSVLDVLNFALNLEYLEASFYLYVTTGTGLSTADMGTGAGSVTGGAKVSFVNPIVAAVANQLATHERQHVEFLRSTITAVGGTPVPMPSINLAAGGAVTSDATFLAASRQLEAVGVSAYIGGAQYLTSSTAALTYAAQILDTESQHAGFIRELCIALGVTSPAVDSLDQPPTATQIFNTSNTTGLTPVRTTSQVLQIVYAAAGQTGVSKGGFFPNGLNGTLITS, from the coding sequence ATGTCAGTCATCCTCACCGATCCAACCCCGGACACCCTCTCCACCCAGAGTGCCAAGCTTGTGGAGAACCGTTCTTCTGTCCTCACCAGCCGCCGTTGCGTCCTCTCCACCCTCGCAGTCGCAGGCGCAGCCACCGCCTTCTCAGGCAGCCTTGCCGGTTGTTCCAGCGATGGCTCCGTGCCCCTCGCTTCCAGCACTCCTTCCGTCCTGGACGTCCTCAACTTCGCCCTCAATCTTGAGTACCTCGAGGCCAGCTTCTACCTCTACGTCACCACAGGCACTGGGCTTTCCACAGCCGACATGGGCACCGGCGCAGGCAGCGTCACCGGCGGCGCCAAGGTCTCCTTCGTCAACCCCATCGTTGCGGCCGTAGCCAACCAGCTAGCCACTCATGAGCGCCAGCACGTTGAGTTCCTCCGCTCCACCATCACCGCCGTCGGCGGCACACCCGTTCCCATGCCCAGCATCAACCTCGCGGCAGGCGGCGCGGTCACCTCGGACGCGACCTTCCTTGCAGCCTCGCGTCAGTTGGAAGCTGTCGGCGTCAGTGCTTACATCGGCGGAGCCCAGTACCTCACCTCCAGCACCGCCGCTCTCACCTACGCAGCCCAGATCCTCGATACAGAGTCCCAGCACGCAGGCTTCATCCGCGAGCTCTGCATCGCTCTCGGCGTAACCTCCCCAGCCGTGGACTCTTTAGACCAGCCCCCCACCGCCACCCAGATCTTCAACACCAGCAACACAACGGGCCTTACCCCCGTCCGAACCACCTCGCAGGTCCTGCAGATCGTCTACGCCGCAGCCGGTCAGACCGGCGTCTCCAAGGGCGGCTTCTTCCCCAACGGCCTCAACGGAACCCTCATCACCAGCTAA
- a CDS encoding ferritin-like domain-containing protein, translating to MSRYNLKSLLCPTETVNVEQLETDRRILAFDRTIQHLNRRGFLGAMLSAAAIGMVAGEREAHAQTATPAITDVLNFALNLEYLEANFYLYVTTGAGLSSSLNGGGLAVQGAPPKIALTANTMAVAQALANDEVNHIADLRSAITSLGGMPIAQPLINLSANGAVTTQAQFLAAARQFTALGGSAYVGSAQLLVSNPSVLTTAGQILGAEGQHAGALAYLCVTQNVVSPAIDAQDIPPTATNYFTVDAVNALSPARNTSQVLGVAYGKSTATTTTPTTGVTMGGFFPNGVNGNVKSTSV from the coding sequence TTGTCCCGTTACAACCTGAAGTCACTCCTTTGCCCCACCGAGACGGTTAACGTAGAGCAGCTCGAAACTGACCGTAGAATCCTCGCCTTTGATCGCACCATCCAGCACCTGAATCGCCGTGGCTTCCTTGGTGCCATGCTCAGCGCAGCCGCGATCGGAATGGTGGCCGGCGAACGCGAGGCCCATGCGCAGACCGCAACCCCAGCTATCACGGACGTGCTCAACTTCGCCCTGAACCTCGAGTACCTTGAAGCCAACTTCTATCTCTATGTCACCACCGGCGCAGGCCTCAGCTCGTCTCTCAACGGTGGCGGCTTAGCCGTACAGGGCGCACCCCCCAAGATCGCTCTCACCGCCAACACCATGGCCGTAGCCCAGGCGCTCGCCAACGATGAAGTCAATCATATTGCCGATCTCCGCTCCGCCATTACCTCGCTCGGCGGCATGCCCATCGCGCAGCCCCTGATCAACCTCTCCGCCAACGGTGCCGTCACGACGCAGGCTCAGTTCCTGGCCGCCGCACGCCAGTTCACCGCGCTCGGCGGCTCGGCATACGTCGGCTCCGCACAGCTTCTCGTCTCGAATCCCAGCGTCCTCACCACCGCAGGCCAGATTCTCGGCGCGGAAGGGCAGCATGCCGGTGCCCTGGCCTACCTATGCGTCACCCAGAACGTCGTGAGCCCCGCCATCGACGCGCAGGACATCCCCCCAACCGCCACCAACTACTTCACCGTGGATGCCGTCAACGCGCTCTCGCCCGCGCGCAACACCTCGCAGGTCCTCGGCGTGGCCTATGGCAAATCCACTGCGACTACCACCACTCCCACTACCGGCGTGACCATGGGTGGCTTCTTCCCCAATGGCGTCAACGGCAACGTCAAGTCCACTAGCGTGTAG
- a CDS encoding family 20 glycosylhydrolase has protein sequence MWAEHLSPRTIDSRIWPRTAAIAERFWSQRTCAMWMTCTGGWRRSRLSWKGLA, from the coding sequence ATGTGGGCCGAGCATCTCTCTCCACGCACGATCGACTCTCGTATCTGGCCCCGGACGGCGGCGATTGCGGAGCGCTTCTGGTCCCAGAGAACCTGCGCGATGTGGATGACATGTACCGGAGGTTGGAGACGGTCTCGGTTGAGTTGGAAGGGCTTGGCCTGA
- a CDS encoding beta-N-acetylhexosaminidase codes for MALTSTFKVETPASHDARLLHAIDRAVRRMKNATGLSHEGFGREPVIGKTRLIVKVDRPGEMVQSINEDESYALKVTSDDAEIDAATEVGAIHGLETLVQLVQSSGDGYVLPVVTIQDSPRFRWRGLMVDCGRHFEPVTVIKRTVDGMAAVKLNVLHWHLTEDQGFRIESKVFPKLTELGSDGLLYTQDDAKEIVAYARERGIRVVPEFEMPGHSVAWLMAYPELASGTNPKGIRREFGVSDYAIDSTRDETYAFIDKFLEEMTHAFPDAYIHVGGDETPAPDWKKNPRTVTFMQTHNLKDNEALQAYFN; via the coding sequence CTGGCCCTTACCTCCACGTTCAAGGTGGAAACACCCGCGAGCCACGACGCTCGTCTGCTCCATGCGATCGATCGTGCGGTTCGGCGGATGAAGAATGCCACCGGGCTGTCTCATGAGGGGTTTGGCCGGGAGCCGGTGATCGGGAAGACGCGATTGATCGTCAAGGTGGACCGTCCGGGTGAGATGGTGCAGTCGATCAATGAGGATGAATCTTATGCGCTGAAGGTGACCTCCGACGACGCGGAGATTGATGCTGCGACGGAGGTGGGAGCTATTCATGGACTGGAGACGCTGGTACAGCTGGTTCAGAGTTCGGGAGATGGCTATGTGCTGCCGGTAGTGACGATTCAGGATTCTCCAAGGTTCCGGTGGCGCGGGCTGATGGTGGATTGCGGACGGCACTTTGAGCCGGTCACGGTGATCAAGCGGACGGTCGATGGGATGGCTGCCGTGAAGCTAAATGTCTTGCACTGGCACCTCACTGAGGACCAGGGCTTCCGGATTGAGAGCAAAGTGTTTCCGAAGCTCACGGAACTAGGCTCGGATGGGCTTCTTTATACGCAGGACGATGCGAAAGAGATCGTCGCTTATGCCCGGGAGCGAGGCATACGGGTTGTGCCTGAGTTCGAGATGCCAGGACATAGTGTGGCATGGCTGATGGCATACCCGGAACTCGCGAGCGGAACCAATCCGAAGGGTATCCGGCGCGAGTTTGGCGTGAGCGATTATGCAATCGATTCGACGCGCGATGAGACCTATGCCTTCATCGATAAGTTCCTGGAGGAGATGACGCATGCCTTTCCAGATGCGTACATCCATGTGGGCGGCGACGAGACCCCTGCTCCGGACTGGAAGAAGAATCCGCGCACTGTAACATTCATGCAGACGCACAACCTGAAGGACAATGAAGCGCTCCAGGCTTACTTCAACTAG
- a CDS encoding TonB-dependent receptor, whose amino-acid sequence MNRHISGFLCSVSAVAAMGAGIGAAQTVTGTVTGMVTDPSGAVIPNAMVVAHNVDTGVDSNAKTDSAGLYRIAFLPIGHYTVAISGSGFGTQNVPQFTLEALQTTTFNVKLALGSSETTVNVSEASEILDTNDATLSGTFTANTIQNFPLNGLDFSALTLYLPGSVSTSGTGGTTSIERSLNNSDTVNLNGNRAQANNFTLDGIDDNETFNNLIAYSPAPESLQEIKVLTANSPADYGNVNGGGIVSILKSGTNTFHGSAYGYVQDYRTNANSYNNKHVTPVISTNPYSQAQFGGTFGGPIKRDKLFFFVDYLGSRYHRGGTGTASVFTQAMRNGDFSALLNTAGATPIQLYDSVNNYAPFVGNRGVAVINPVAKYLFAHPELYPLPNATPDPDTVLNNNFQGPIRTYRANNQGDIKIEYDPRSADKITGFYAMSTAYDGSTALLPVTFPSVSIFPTRLFGATWVHIFSPSIVNSARAGFTRTDWNQGLPLDPSGVFGTRGNSIVGIPFPNQAYNGFSAQNIGGLSGVGTGAFDGGLIDNTFSYVDNITWQRGTHTITAGIQALRYQNNYPTSNNNGYLGNIGYGGAFTSNPNLSNAPGYGGADFLLDRVSSAAVTLGSVNVGQRQWRTAGFVSDDFKAMPNLTINFGIRYEYDQPWIESNNKTGNVDIATGQVLYAGRVPVGAPAGSGVCSTRACYDGNHTQIMPRLGFSYQANSRFVIRGGYGATSFYEGNSSNQRLTSITPFIQAVNVTVVTPTVGNPGAPRTAEQGFTGGTTAYGGTFNVYPKNIQPAYVQEYNLTAEYAMTRSLSLQVGYLGEGGQHIEDYGNLNQYKVNGDETSAPYYNNKYIGINAVDPSISIGSNSLLITESRATMNYNALQAVLRQRTTHGLEFTLNYTYGKALTNSLGNYGLNVNGFSGAFQNYYDSGADWGPAGYDVRHNFSGNGVYALPIGRGRDYLSHVNRFVDEAIGGWKLAVAAVAYTGFPETLTGPGNNSNSYGSSRPNQYRALKIVNRTLENYFGTDPSAIPCTTPGVDNGVCAFGTPANNSFGTARNGNVRGPGYLNVDMSAFKDFHTFREQTIGFRFDAFNAFNITSYGNPDSGITDSTFGNVSNQGVRSVERHLQFSGSYRF is encoded by the coding sequence ATGAATCGACATATCTCTGGATTTTTGTGTAGCGTATCGGCTGTGGCCGCAATGGGTGCAGGGATTGGCGCAGCACAAACGGTCACCGGCACTGTGACCGGCATGGTCACTGACCCAAGCGGAGCCGTGATTCCAAACGCCATGGTCGTAGCCCATAACGTAGACACGGGCGTCGATTCCAATGCGAAAACCGACTCTGCCGGCCTCTACCGCATCGCCTTCCTGCCCATCGGCCATTACACGGTCGCAATCAGCGGCAGCGGCTTCGGCACGCAGAACGTCCCGCAGTTTACCCTTGAAGCCCTCCAGACCACGACTTTCAATGTGAAGCTTGCGCTTGGCTCATCGGAGACGACGGTCAATGTCTCAGAAGCATCCGAAATTCTCGACACCAACGACGCTACGCTGAGCGGAACCTTCACCGCAAACACCATCCAGAACTTCCCGCTCAACGGCCTCGATTTCTCCGCGCTTACGCTTTACCTGCCGGGGTCCGTCAGCACCTCCGGCACAGGCGGGACTACAAGCATCGAGCGAAGTCTGAACAACAGCGACACCGTGAATCTGAACGGAAACCGTGCCCAGGCCAACAACTTTACGCTTGATGGAATCGACGACAACGAAACCTTCAACAACCTGATTGCATATAGTCCCGCGCCTGAGTCCCTTCAGGAGATCAAGGTCCTCACCGCGAACTCCCCTGCTGACTACGGCAACGTGAACGGCGGCGGGATCGTCAGTATTCTGAAGAGTGGAACCAATACGTTCCATGGCTCGGCTTACGGCTATGTTCAGGACTACCGCACGAACGCCAACTCCTACAATAACAAGCACGTTACCCCTGTCATCTCCACCAATCCGTACTCCCAGGCGCAGTTTGGCGGGACGTTCGGCGGTCCGATCAAGCGGGATAAGCTCTTCTTCTTTGTGGACTACCTTGGCTCCCGTTATCACCGCGGGGGAACCGGCACGGCTAGCGTCTTTACCCAAGCCATGCGTAACGGCGATTTCTCAGCCCTGCTGAACACCGCCGGCGCCACTCCTATCCAGCTCTACGACTCCGTGAACAACTATGCTCCCTTCGTCGGCAACCGGGGCGTTGCGGTCATCAACCCTGTGGCCAAGTACCTGTTTGCGCATCCTGAACTCTACCCCCTGCCCAATGCGACCCCCGACCCAGATACCGTACTGAATAACAACTTCCAGGGACCGATCCGTACTTACCGCGCTAATAATCAGGGCGATATCAAAATCGAATACGACCCTCGTTCTGCGGACAAAATCACCGGGTTCTATGCCATGTCGACTGCTTACGACGGATCGACGGCGTTGCTTCCGGTGACTTTTCCGAGTGTCAGCATTTTTCCTACCAGATTGTTTGGCGCAACCTGGGTTCACATCTTCAGTCCGTCCATTGTCAACTCCGCCCGCGCAGGCTTTACCCGCACCGACTGGAACCAGGGCCTTCCGCTGGATCCCTCGGGCGTGTTCGGCACGAGGGGTAACTCGATCGTGGGCATACCGTTTCCCAATCAGGCCTATAACGGATTTTCCGCCCAGAATATTGGCGGCCTGAGTGGCGTTGGGACGGGGGCTTTTGATGGCGGCCTGATTGACAATACATTCAGCTACGTGGATAACATTACCTGGCAGCGTGGCACGCACACCATCACAGCGGGGATTCAGGCACTTCGCTATCAGAACAATTACCCCACCAGCAACAACAATGGGTATTTGGGCAACATTGGCTACGGCGGTGCCTTCACCAGCAATCCGAACCTGAGCAATGCTCCTGGTTATGGGGGAGCTGACTTCCTGCTGGATCGCGTCTCGTCCGCTGCGGTGACGCTGGGGAGTGTGAACGTAGGTCAGAGGCAGTGGCGTACCGCGGGATTCGTCAGTGACGATTTCAAGGCAATGCCCAACCTTACTATCAATTTCGGCATTCGTTATGAGTACGACCAGCCGTGGATCGAATCGAATAACAAGACCGGAAACGTCGACATTGCGACTGGCCAGGTGCTCTACGCGGGCAGGGTGCCGGTTGGAGCGCCGGCGGGCTCCGGAGTCTGCAGCACCCGCGCCTGCTATGACGGGAACCATACGCAGATCATGCCTCGGCTGGGCTTCTCCTACCAGGCGAACAGCCGCTTCGTCATTCGTGGCGGCTATGGCGCGACCAGCTTCTATGAAGGGAACTCTTCCAACCAGCGCCTGACCTCCATCACGCCTTTCATTCAAGCCGTGAACGTGACCGTGGTGACTCCCACCGTGGGCAACCCCGGTGCGCCACGCACTGCAGAGCAGGGCTTTACGGGAGGCACAACCGCATACGGCGGAACCTTCAATGTATATCCGAAGAACATCCAGCCAGCTTACGTACAGGAGTACAATCTCACGGCCGAGTATGCCATGACCCGCAGCCTCTCGCTCCAGGTCGGCTATTTGGGAGAGGGCGGCCAGCACATTGAGGACTACGGCAACCTGAACCAGTACAAGGTCAACGGAGATGAAACCTCCGCGCCTTATTACAACAACAAGTACATCGGCATCAACGCGGTAGACCCGTCGATCAGCATCGGAAGCAACTCGCTGCTGATCACGGAATCCCGCGCGACCATGAACTACAACGCGCTGCAGGCAGTGCTTCGGCAACGCACGACGCATGGGCTGGAGTTTACCCTCAACTACACCTACGGCAAGGCGTTGACCAACAGCCTGGGCAACTACGGGCTGAACGTGAACGGCTTCTCAGGGGCGTTCCAGAACTATTACGACAGCGGCGCGGACTGGGGTCCAGCGGGATACGACGTTCGGCATAACTTCAGCGGCAATGGGGTCTACGCGCTGCCTATAGGACGGGGAAGGGATTATCTCTCTCATGTGAACCGGTTTGTGGACGAAGCGATTGGCGGCTGGAAGCTTGCGGTTGCCGCGGTGGCGTATACGGGGTTCCCAGAGACGCTGACCGGCCCCGGCAACAATTCCAACAGCTATGGCAGCTCACGTCCGAACCAGTATCGTGCGCTGAAGATCGTCAACCGCACGCTTGAGAACTACTTTGGTACGGATCCCTCAGCGATTCCTTGCACGACGCCCGGAGTCGATAACGGCGTCTGCGCCTTCGGAACGCCCGCCAATAACAGCTTTGGCACGGCACGCAATGGAAACGTACGTGGGCCGGGCTACCTAAACGTGGACATGTCAGCCTTCAAGGACTTTCATACCTTCCGTGAGCAGACCATCGGCTTCCGCTTCGATGCATTCAACGCCTTCAACATCACGAGCTATGGCAACCCTGATAGCGGCATCACAGACAGCACCTTCGGTAATGTCTCTAACCAAGGGGTGCGCTCGGTCGAACGGCACCTGCAGTTCTCCGGCAGCTACCGGTTCTAA